A single region of the Arthrobacter sp. V1I7 genome encodes:
- a CDS encoding potassium channel family protein — translation MDFEGMLWTVLGAGLVLLMLVDVFRTLLYPHGSGPVGRAIMRGFWLVSRRLRGRGTFIAAPLAMAAVIGTWAGLAAIGWALLYLPHLPAGFVHGAGVPQRGDFAEALYISLVTLSTVGFGEIVPAHPLLRLVVALQAVTGFGLLTATVTWILQTYPALNRRRALAHQLNLFREAAGPAGVLSLDARHAAGLLESMAGNVASVSIDLLAFHETYYFREVEQRGSLPATVAYAQELASQAQRSESPELQFAGRMLHAALDALAEVLRGKFGHSGTTSSDVFDSYELHHRHLRRGEPDTN, via the coding sequence ATGGACTTCGAGGGTATGCTCTGGACGGTTTTGGGTGCCGGGCTGGTTCTGCTGATGCTCGTTGACGTCTTTCGTACGCTCCTTTACCCGCACGGTTCTGGTCCTGTAGGCCGGGCGATCATGCGCGGATTCTGGCTGGTGTCGAGAAGACTGCGGGGCCGGGGCACCTTCATCGCAGCACCTTTGGCCATGGCTGCTGTCATTGGCACCTGGGCAGGCCTGGCGGCCATCGGCTGGGCCCTGCTCTATCTGCCCCATCTGCCGGCCGGTTTTGTTCACGGAGCCGGGGTTCCACAGCGAGGCGACTTTGCCGAAGCGCTCTACATCTCCCTTGTCACTCTTTCCACTGTGGGTTTCGGCGAAATCGTGCCGGCGCATCCGCTGCTCAGGCTGGTGGTGGCCCTCCAGGCCGTCACCGGTTTCGGGTTGCTGACGGCAACGGTCACTTGGATCCTGCAGACGTACCCGGCCCTGAACCGCCGCCGCGCCCTTGCCCACCAGCTGAACCTGTTCAGGGAAGCTGCAGGTCCGGCGGGCGTATTATCGCTGGACGCCAGGCATGCTGCCGGACTGTTGGAATCAATGGCCGGAAACGTGGCTTCGGTGAGCATAGATCTGCTTGCGTTCCACGAAACCTACTACTTCCGTGAAGTCGAGCAGCGCGGCTCCTTGCCGGCCACGGTGGCCTACGCCCAGGAGCTGGCATCCCAGGCCCAGCGCAGCGAGAGCCCTGAACTCCAGTTCGCCGGACGGATGCTCCACGCGGCGCTGGACGCACTCGCGGAGGTTCTTCGCGGCAAATTCGGCCACTCAGGGACCACTTCTTCCGATGTGTTCGACAGCTACGAGCTGCACCACCGACACCTGCGGCGGGGGGAACCGGACACGAACTAG
- a CDS encoding PhzF family phenazine biosynthesis protein, which yields MEPTSEVLRYAAFTTTPDGGNPAGVVLDATRLDDTRMQAIAADVGYAETVFVTEAAVDRDSRRNRVRYFSPIAEVPFCGHATIALAVALSGRDGTGTFIFDTAVGPVVIETAGQGAAVTARFTSVEPRVAEFPDGVLSTLLGLLGVGRGELHPAYPPMIAFAGNWHPILVFAERRTFDSFVFDPDPMRSLMDAQNWAGTVTTLCEIGPGEFDSRNLFPVGTITEDPATGSAAAAFGGYLRLLSLVEPPSRVVVHQGSHVGRASVLTVDIPASGGIIVSGEAVEIT from the coding sequence ATGGAACCGACCTCGGAAGTACTGCGTTATGCCGCCTTTACCACCACCCCCGACGGGGGAAATCCGGCGGGGGTTGTCCTGGACGCAACCCGGCTCGACGACACCCGGATGCAGGCCATCGCGGCCGACGTCGGATATGCGGAAACGGTCTTTGTCACCGAGGCGGCGGTTGACCGGGACTCCCGCCGAAACCGTGTGCGGTACTTCTCCCCGATCGCCGAGGTGCCGTTTTGCGGCCATGCCACGATTGCTTTGGCCGTCGCGCTGTCAGGGCGTGATGGTACGGGGACTTTTATCTTCGACACGGCGGTAGGACCTGTCGTGATCGAGACCGCAGGACAGGGCGCAGCGGTGACGGCACGCTTCACGAGCGTGGAGCCGCGAGTGGCCGAGTTCCCCGACGGTGTTCTGAGCACCCTGCTCGGGTTGCTCGGCGTGGGCCGGGGCGAACTGCACCCTGCGTACCCTCCGATGATCGCTTTTGCCGGAAACTGGCACCCCATTCTTGTCTTCGCAGAACGGAGGACCTTTGACTCGTTCGTTTTCGACCCGGATCCCATGCGCAGCCTGATGGATGCCCAGAACTGGGCCGGCACCGTCACGACGCTCTGCGAGATTGGACCGGGCGAGTTCGACTCGCGCAACCTCTTCCCGGTGGGCACCATCACTGAAGATCCGGCGACAGGCTCGGCAGCCGCTGCCTTCGGCGGATACCTCCGCTTGCTTTCACTCGTGGAGCCGCCAAGCCGCGTGGTGGTGCACCAAGGCAGCCATGTCGGCCGCGCGAGCGTGCTCACTGTCGACATTCCTGCGTCCGGCGGGATTATCGTGAGCGGTGAAGCCGTCGAGATTACTTGA
- a CDS encoding metalloregulator ArsR/SmtB family transcription factor, protein MDAVFKALADPTRRDLLDELFREDGQTLHALEARFDMTRYGVMKHLKQLEEAGLVVTRRRGREKLHFLNPVPIRLVHDRWVSKYAEPWAAGLSDLKTRLESSMEKIFEIYIKTTPEQLWEAITNGEIRSKYQFGSMVTSDWTPGSRFEMAPKGGEPLGEGENLEVDPPRRLVQSMRALWGEDVKAEGTSRVTWEIEPVGDSCRLTVTHDQLREGANEQLYGGWPMILSGLKTWLETGELLTTPGSFMYT, encoded by the coding sequence GTGGACGCCGTATTCAAGGCTCTGGCCGACCCCACCCGCCGCGATCTCCTGGATGAGCTCTTCCGGGAGGACGGGCAGACCCTGCACGCGCTCGAGGCCCGTTTCGACATGACCCGTTACGGCGTGATGAAGCACCTCAAGCAGCTGGAGGAAGCCGGCCTGGTGGTCACCCGCCGTCGGGGCCGCGAGAAGCTCCATTTCCTGAATCCGGTGCCCATCCGCCTGGTCCACGACCGCTGGGTGAGCAAATATGCCGAACCATGGGCCGCTGGCCTCAGCGACCTCAAAACCAGATTGGAAAGTTCCATGGAAAAGATCTTCGAAATCTATATCAAGACCACTCCTGAGCAGCTCTGGGAGGCCATCACAAACGGCGAAATCCGCAGCAAGTACCAGTTCGGGTCCATGGTCACCTCGGACTGGACGCCGGGGTCCCGGTTCGAGATGGCGCCCAAGGGCGGGGAACCCCTGGGCGAGGGCGAGAACCTGGAGGTGGACCCCCCCCGCCGGCTCGTCCAGAGCATGCGCGCGCTCTGGGGCGAGGACGTCAAGGCCGAAGGCACGTCCCGGGTTACCTGGGAGATCGAACCGGTGGGCGATTCCTGCCGCCTGACCGTCACCCACGACCAGCTCCGCGAAGGCGCCAACGAACAGCTCTACGGCGGCTGGCCGATGATCCTCTCCGGCCTGAAGACCTGGCTGGAAACCGGCGAGCTCCTCACTACGCCCGGCTCCTTCATGTACACCTAA